CACAAGTGACACAGTTTTGTTTAGATGAAAACAgttatttttctcttcttagTCCGAAAATGATTTAGGATTAGTTTAGTAttactttataaatttaatataatttaatataatgatataaatggTCACtgacttttatatttaatttttttatatataaatataattatttaaaataaagagtctGACGTATATAAAGAGTGCATTGAAGATGTTCTAATGGTTAAAAACATCATACTTATCTATAAACGATATGCACCGCACAAAAATTCTAACTTTTGAGGTTAGCTAAGAGCATTCCaacaagtaattaaataatgttcttttctattattgagatatttataaaattaggtaaaaaaaaaggtgacttttaagtatattttattattttttttcttatttttttcctttttttttttaagagtaACATTCTCTGCTtactcatttctttttttttttctaaactttatcaataaaaattaattagggAGTAAATTAGAAAGCATTATCGGTATACACACGTATTTTAATCCAATTGAACTACTAAAAAATGACGGTTAGTATAGAATAGAGGgagtatttttcttaaataataattgaattgatacttgtaaaaaaataattttagacaAGCTTAAGATAACCAAGTTTAGTGATAAGATTTTATACTGTTTGTGATTAATTTGGCCAATGTCcaagtttttataaaataacaagTCAAATTTGCTTCAAGaacactttatttttcttcttttctttttcaataatcTTTGAATGttttaaataactaatagAGCCCGTATAAGTAAAATCTACATAGAATTGTATATAAATCCGTTTTATCAGCTATTCGAGTTCAACTTGATGAAAGCTGAATCGAAATCCTTTAGTAAggttcatttaataaataagtcaAGTCTAAACTAAGTAAATTTTAGGTCATTAATACCATGATAAGCTAGTTCaatagtttctttttatttacttcGTAATAACTTGGGATTTAATCTCATAGAGATAATGAATCTTTCGCCTCTAAATTTGATGGGATGAATTCCATCTCGATGATATCGAGTCCTATCAATATCATAAATAACAATGTTTGAGTTGTCAAATCGATTATCATCGAGAATTGAATAGTATCTTATAGAATGATCATTTATCCATACTAAATTCAAAAATGGCTGGTTTGGAAGAATTGAGCGAGGATTCGTATGAGGTGAAAATCTCATCTAAGGTTTTGTAGAGTGACAGTAAGAGTCACTTATCTGTCAACTTTTCCACTATCattcctaaaaaataaatttctacttTGTGTAAAGTTGCCAGAGTACGATTAACCTATAGATTTGAAATCACTACTTATATACCTATATTGACCATAATTTATAAGAACATTCTACAATCTTAGTAAGAGAGAAAAGAGTTAAGAATTTACTCAATGTGAGATATCATATTTTTCAAGGGACTCTAGATGCTCTCAGAATAAAAATCATCGATAAGAGCATTCAAGTGCGTTGTAGATTCTTATCCAAAGCTTATATCATTTGATGATGCTCTATGAATCACTAAAAACATATAAAGGATATGGCTAAACCAATAACCAAATTTTcgtaagaaaatattaataatcctTCTATACTTTTAAACTTCTAATATTTAGTCagtttaacattttaatttcttcatataacttaatatgtagttaaacttttttagtgatattttaatagtttttaacATGTAATTACATTTAACGCATCACGTATATTATGAATAGATGCCTcaatatcaaaagaaataaagttgagatatatatcaaattatacaaaaaaaattcaaagtgtttaaattaaaaaaaaaaacatataaagcACATGCATGTAGTTTTGgatctttcaattttaaatacttgtcttttcttaaacaaataacaataagTATTTCAAATTGTTAGCATTCTCAGTATATACACTAACGTTGTTAGCAACTTTGgccataaaaatttaaatccaCATTCAATTGTTGGGAAATCAAATTTGTTAAGAAAGCTAGCAGAACATGAAATCTACAGTGTTGTCAGATCGTGCCAAGCTCCTCTAGTTTGGCTCATATCTccttttatttgaaattcttttataagataataagTCTAGATTGTAGCGAGGTAAATGAAACCAATTTTTATCGAATTATTAAtgatttgaaatatatattattatttattaaaataaaaaatacatttaaaactcaaaaagtGCGAAACtacatatatatctttttgtatttttttaattaaattataagttaaaaatattaaattgattaattgatATGAATtcaaagatataaataaatacttttggcttttaatattttatttataatttttatagttttacttttaataaatatctatataacCTAATTTTTGTAGAATAAAACCATAaatctttgtcaatatattataattttcattaacaagtatgttatttttataataaattgatgaataatctaatttttacaatttgtatttatttaagcTCATAGATTCCGTTACATTTGTTAAGTTTAATTAAGCTTATAAATTTGGTGAATTCAATTTAGATTTAGCTTAATAATAACCGAATCAAATTCAAACTAGTAAAAGATTGATTTCCAACTTCACTCGATTTGACTGTTGTTCAGGGTTACACTCCCTAGAATATGTTGCTGCatttatttaaagaagaagaagaagaagaagaagaagaaggcataattaaaatagataaaaggaTCAATCTGTctcttgaatttatatttaagaatcaaatacaattaatttaaatattttagtaaatagctctctaaatttatattcaataatcaaatatatcaaatttaattttttttagcaaaTAATTCTCTAAATTTGTATCCAATGGTCAAAtacatcaaatttaattttttttttaaaagtgagataatattaaaattttaggttttaataatatttatttcattaatttactGGTACAGTATCATGTGACGCGCTATATGAAAGTATATTTtacaaaatgtaaaatttatatttaattgatccaaaatgacAAATTACGAGCCTATTTGTTaagaaagttaaaaattttgatttatttaatatttaaaaagtttaaatttaacttatttaacatatgttattttttatcaattaaatttaaattttaaattatgtgaAATATGTTCTTGTATATCGCGTCACTAGATATTGTATCAGTAAatcaatgaaataaaatatcattttaatttttataattcaattataacttaaaaatctaaggttattttactttttaaatttttttaaattagatgtATTTGATCATTAGATATAAGTTTAGAATGCTATTTGCatccaaaatttaaatttgatgtaTTTAACCATTTGAGATGCGTATCACATGTGTTGAGAATTCATTCAGGCAATGAAACAAAAAGGATAAATTCATGTGTTTGAGAGCATGTGAAGCTAAGTCCCTACACAGCTCATGGACAGATGGAGGGGGAAAGACCTGTTCCACTCCAACCCTTGTCACTGCCTCCAAGTGAAAGATACATAATAATAGGAATCACACCATATTTGTTTTGCAAGGGTGTCACTTTGTGTCTGTTTCCTGTTAGCAACATATTAGATTCTTGTTATGTAAGGGACAACTGTGCAGCCCAAAAATGGAAGATTGATcatattcaaatattattgacatggaattatatatatttatgtaggTAGCAAAATGATTAAGATAAACTGCGGTTTGGTCGCTCTAGACATAttcttcatttaaaaaaaattcttatttgtGATCAATAATTTGACAATTTTgactaattttataacatttaAAAGCATATAATGCATACATCAGTGAGATTAATTATGAAACTGAAAActattaacttaaataatttacaaaaaataaaatagcattaattaaaataatagtaaaaatttacagttgttataaaataattataatatattaaatttataaaaaataaaataacacatatattaaaataattaactgaTCAAAGATGTTTAgggattaaaatatatataacaaataaattattaaaattcacctgaaaaattatcattaaaaagctaattttcaaaatattttactagttgaatgatttttttgttaatgattgacatttaattaatattaagaaggatatgatttatattttgttgatatttgattaggttttttattaattgtataatCTGATcttatagatttaaattttatttgttaacttttatttatctaatattttttgtaattagtTGATTTTAGactaaaatttttagtttagtgtgatcacttttaaatttttttaatattgttaacttttagaatatttaacttgagcatatttttataaataatttttaaaaatatatatattttcgtAAATTTCTTTAGGTAAAGATATAATTGTTGTTATAGAAAAACGTATCTCTGTAAAGAAaccaatattatatatatatatatatatatatatatatacatataaagaATGCATTTGCCTTTTGAATAAATAGTCAGCCCAACATCCCCTTGTCAGGGGCTTGCAGTCTTTAAGTTACCAATATTAAGGTTCATGATATAGGCTGCTTATTTTCTACCATGAGGGATAGAGATATGGAAAGATGTAAACTAAAAGAttgaatttagaaaaagaaaaaaatgttattGAAGCCTATCTGTGATGTTTAAATCATATCTGATCTTATGCTTCTACTAATGGAGCCAAGAATTTCACGTACTCAACTGATGAGGCAGATGCTGGAGGATTTCAACTAACCTATCCGCCTCACAGTTTAACAGAAAGCTGAAATCTGTTAGGTGGTGACCGGCTTATCGGACTAGACAGTTAACATCTAAGTAGTCCAAGATGATTTACGTACGGTTCAAATGATAACCATACAACAGcatatgaagaaaagaaaagaaaaagaaaaagggaagcAACTATTGTTCATTACAGAGGCAACAGTGAAAAACTTGGAGAACAtcagaataaaattaaagattgtGAAATTTCATGTGAAGAAACTGTCAGCATAACAGGCAACTTATTGCCAAATTTAATGTACTTTCTGTAAAACACAGGAACCTATGGAATCAATCCTGATTGATAAAACATTATTTTAAGAGATAATTATGATGTGTAGGATCAAACCACTGTGTTATAGCAATCTGCTGATCAAAGCAGTCAATAACTCCTTGTATCAACATTGGCTAAGAAAATTGGGGCAAACTACAGGTAGCAGAGAAATGGAGCTCCTTAAAAACCCAGCTCACTAGTTCAAGAACCTAAAAGACAATGACAAGTGAGagataataatacaaattagaGAGATGTTCTTTTATGATTAAGGATAATTTACACTTACTATCAATGCTTCCCATCATGAAACTGAGCATTTTTCGACGACTTGAAAGTCTCCAAGAATCTTTTGGCTTTTTCTAACTCTTCCTTCTGTCTTCCTTTATCCCAGTTGTGCTCAGTAGCCAGTATCTCAATGACGCGCGGCAGTGCCCGGCCTGCTGCATCAGTATCTAGAAAAGCAAGCCTTGATCTTCTAGCAATGAAATCAACAGCAGATTCGCAATACTCCTGTCGGGCACAGTACGCGACCTCTGCCTCAAGAAAAGGGTAGCCATGGGCAAGTCGCTTCCCTAGACCTTCATTCTGAAAATAAGGCAGGACTTATGATGTCAATCACCAATACATCATAAGATATGTTTTACAGCATCCAGACCACTTAAATCTTGCAAAAGCATTATATAGCAACGGTTAGATGAAAATCCCATGTTAATCCAGAATGCAAAATGTTTATCAAATTTAGATGGGCCAAATTTAGGCCAAAGAGCTCTAAAGAAACAGCTCaaaactgaaagaaaaagatgcaaAATGGATTTTCCAATTGGTCCAAAAGATTGATGAGACCTTTGCAATTTCAAAAAACTGCAAACCACAATGTTAATGCCAAAAGCAAAATGCATCTTCCCCCTGATTATTGAACAGAAAAAACACTGCCATCCTTCATAAGAAGAATACATACTTATTCAAACAAGTCTagcaagcaattaaaattttaaactcaatttaatATGGCGAAGATGTGTGTAGGTAGAAGCAACAGATTGGAAAAAAAGGCAGATACTGATTGCTGTTTTACCCGCATGAATGATCATAAATCCAATTTAGAAGTTGTTTGTATCAGAATCTCATATCATCATTACCTTATCACTGTTGCCTGACAATAAAAACTAAGCTTGTCCCATAATTTATAAGGCTCTCTTTCAAATTTTAgcaataaaacaagaaaagaaggcCCATAATTGTGTCAAGCCTCAAGGGCATGATGGATAGTACAAGAAGACTGTGAAACCAACCAGTTTCACCACAATATCAGAACACCAAGGACAGATTAGAAACGAAAAAGTCAAGCTAAACTCCTGTTACTACTTAGGGAAGGGGGGGCAAGATGACAAGTGATGGAGCACATGGATGGAGAAAGGCCAAACCAACCTGAGCAATGGCAGCTACTCGTTCGGCCATTGTACCATATGCATGCGATAAGTGCTTAGCAGCGGCAGTATCCATTGCTCCAGGGACAACTTTCCCACCATATGTCTTCTTCATGCGCTTATATTGTTGAGCAAGAACTGTGAATGATGAAGGCTCCCATCCATCTCCACCAACAAGGCTCAGGTTTTGAGTTACACATCCATTTGATGGACTCAGCTTCCCAGACTTTATTGCTGCATCAACAGCATCTTCTGCCATGCTGAAACCATTTCCAGTAAGCATAATACTTGGTACCACTAAGAAGAGcgaaataattaaaagctaaATTGAGGAGAAAGAAGGCAGGCAGGGGTGGAGGATTTGCAGAAacgagaagaaaaaaaaggtaacCAGCAAAACTATGGTCAAGCTATACAAAAGACTATGGCAGAAATAAGAACGTAAAAATTGGCGTGGAGAAATGTTAAGCTGGACATTTTAATTTGGACACATTGGCAGGAAAGTGGAAGAAGCGCCATGGAGGAAAAATTCGTTAGAAGAGATATTGAGGTGGTAAAAACATGAGCAGTTTAGACCAGCAAATGCAACAGTAAGAGCCAAACCAAGAATAACTTGGCAGTAAATAGTCTGAAATACTTGCAAACCCTAGACCTTTCGAGACATAGCTCTAAACAAGATGAAATGAAGGATAGGTCCGTTACAGACCCCAACCAATTTGGGAGTAAGCCTTAGTTCAACTGAGCAAATTGGTGAAACTTGTAAATTGTGATAAAGTAAATAGAAAATTCTCTTCATTGCTTATTCTAACTCACCAGCCATAGCACATGTAAtgtacaattataaaaaagctACAGAAAACCAAAAAATTACCTGCGGTAAGTAGTCCATTTTCCACCAGTGATTGTGACCAAACCAGGATAATCTTCACATACCACATGATCTCTAGAGATGCTCTCAGTGTTCTTTGCTGATGGATCCACAGCTAATGGGCGAATACCACTCCAGGCGGAAAGAACATCTGTGCGACGAACCTAAATTATATACTGTTACTTCAATATCCATATCCAAACCAAACAAGAAAGAGTTGGAGATTAAAGCAATTCTCTAGAATCCTATTGtctgataattataaatttacatagGCATGCAATATCACCATTTTGGTATTCCCAATTACACCATCTAATGATTTTGACTTTATGATAACTATCTTTCAGAAACCCCTCCAAATACAGCAAACAAGCAAAATCTAGACACATATACAAAATGAATAACATACAAACAGAAAGTTTTCATGCTTCTAGTCATATAAAACTCCTATTGGCAACCAAATGGATCACCAAGTTATACAACAACGATAGGAATTGCTTATAGATGCAAAACACTGCATACCTTAACACTAAGGTAATCCGAAATAGCATCAAGTATAAACTGAATCTCATCCTCGTGAGGTTCCGGAAGCGCAGTTATGACAGTGTTAGAATCTGTAGTCCCAGCAACTGTTCTTCCCAACCATGGCAACATGAAAACAACACGCCCATCTTTTGTTTTGGGAACAATCAAGCCCATTCCCTCTGGGGAATAATAATCAGGGAGAACAATATGTACACCGCTGCTAGGAGCAATCATAGGTTGTACATCTTTGTTAACCATTTTCCTTACAGAGTCACAAAATGGCCCAGCCGCATTCACTACAACTTTTGCATAGGTGTCAAACTCTTTGCCTGGTACAATGTCAATAATCACATATAAGCAGTCTACTCATACAAAGACACATAAGTGCAAGCACTAACGAAATATGTTTGCAGGCACATTCATGTTCACATCTAAAATAGCAACACCACAAACAATTCATTagaattaatgaaaataacgAACTTTAGCAAATAAGGAAACAGTGTACTTAAACTTAATTGCTTTTACATTAAATATTGCACATAACTAGTTTAGATGCGGTTTTACACTTTTACCTGTAATATATATgctgttctcataaaatattaataagggCAATTTTAGAGATTTGTGTTCAAATGTAAGAGTTTaccaaatatattatatataaatatcgGAAAATAATTGTAACTTGTTTTCTATACTTCTCTTCACAGGAGTACACAGTTTTTGCAAGCGCTTCCAAGTTTAGAAGTATGTGCATCGCCAACATTAGAGGAAGCACGAATACCACCATCATCACTACCAAAATTTCTAACAACATCTATTCACTAAATGCACCAAAATTAGTCATTAGGTGCAGGCTTAGGAACTATCTGTTGTActcttatttcatttaaacAAAAGATTATAGGCTTCAATGTAGCAGTTACATACAGCACAGGAATACCATGTACactaaaatagaaaacttAGTATGCTTCGGCATTTTCTCTTTGCCAGGAAATATATCTACAATATAAAAGGAATAGCTAATTGAGTTGGTTTTTAtacaagtaattaaaaaaacttaaatgaacaaaaaaaaactactACGACAAGATTTACAAAAATTTATCAGTTCAAAAGcttattattcaaaattccatcAAACAATCTTATATCTCACAATCTGTGGTGCAAGTTGGTAGCAACTTGTTGAGGTAAGAGGACGGAAGAAGACCGTGAGAGATTAAAGTGGATTCGCATTTTATTCAGGGTTAAGCAAAATCAAAAACTGGGTTAATGTAATGATATCTTCACGACTTATTGTTCTTTATAATACCTATGACAtctaaagaatgaaaaaggttAAAGAGTCCATATTTGCAAGTATCCCAAATGTATAATTCTTGGTAACAGTTGAATAAGAAATGATTGAGTTGTCTTTCAATTTACATTCAAGGCATACATCCTtcatttgatttgattttatatttccatttacagaagattttttttaatctaatttcaATATGCATTAACATTATCACACATTTTCACTGCATACTTCTATTGTATAGTTCAAAGCAATGAAAAacaatgattttctttttccttcaaatTGGAAAatgatttgagaaaacaaacaaacaataaataaatgagaaaactgcctagagaaaacaaacaataagAACTCCAAAAGGTTTTCAGTCGttaagaatgaaaagaaaaaccaaaaacaaaaagcatACCACGTACCAACCACACTTGAATATTTCCAACttataactttttcttttctcttcatcAAAGAGTAGCCATACAGTATAATAGTGTTTAACTGCTTTGCCATGGGCTTAAAATAAATGGAGAGGCATAATATCTCCTTACATGTTCCTGATTTGAGACAAATCAAAGGAGGTCTGACTCCTCTGAAACACTACAAGGGGCTTATCAAGCAAACGAGCAGGAAGCAATGTTATAATCATAAACAGtttgttaaaattaagttaaaaattcAACAAGGAATACCTAATAGGAagcattataaaaattagctGAGATAAAAAGTAAATCAGTGCTCATTGTTACAGGATAAATATCATACCAGATAGATTGTCCCGGATCCGTGCACCAATTATATGCCCATGAGCCTCATCTTTTAGCAAAGATAACACCTCAGCATGGTTGAGTACAGCTGCACCTGCTAAAGCAGCAGTACAGGCCAAACTGACATTAACACGTGAGTCATTCATCTGCCCATCGTAATACACCACTGTGCCCCATAAGCTTCTATCCTTACCCTTTTTAGCAAGAGTGGGGAAGAGTTCAAGGGACTCCCTAGCAGAATAATATCTAGACAAATGTAACAAGCGTGGTCCTGCGACCAAATCGTACATTTTCAAGCCCATCCAATAATATAGCGTCTCAAACCAGCTAAAACAGGGTGTCATGCAAGGCAAAGCATGGCACATGTGTGGTGCATTATCAATCACCTGTTTACGCTCCTCAAGTGCATGGAAAACTAGCTTTAGTTGCCCATAGTCAAGATTAAAGACAGCTTTCTCCAGGTAGCGAACTCCTGCAAGggaaacaattaattaatcaactggccataaagataaattaaaataaaaaaaactaaaatgcTAATCATATTCATGGAAACACACCACCATGGAGGTTTCTTTAGGTATTGTCTGTACTGTTAGGAATGTGAATAGTCCCAAGAAAATAGAGACCACTTCAATCATGTTCTAATGAATAATCAGCACATGGAATATTTAAACACAtcaaatatcatataaaaagtgttataaatatgaaaagggAAATCATGATTGAGATatccaaattataatatttacagtGGCTAAATTGCCACATCCATTTACTGTAATAGACTAATCCATAACCCAAATCCATTTCATTTCTCAGTCAActcatcaagaaaaaaaaaaaggctcaCATTCACAGTAGAGTGCACTTCTTTGCAGGCCCAATAAATCCGAAAATTAACTTAATGTTTTTTTAGACATATAGCTTAGGTCAGTATCATGCTTTAACATTCGTATGAGTAATAGAAGTCTTCACAGGTCAGACTAATAAATAAGAATCACAAGTCTCCTTATTACTGGCATTTGATAAAATTCATCACTTTATGCCATGTTTGGTTAAGTTAGTGAACCGAACGTAgcttaaagaaatgaatatatacacaataattaaatattagaaagaaacTTGCCTCCATGAATTAACTTTGTTGACCTAGAAGAGGTACCAGAAGAAAAATCCTCTCTTTCAACAAGACCAACGCGAAGTCCACGTGTCACAGCATCAAGCGCCGCTCCAGAACCGGTGGCGCCACCACCAATCACCAAAACATCAAGAGGATTGTTCGCACCAGCGGCGATCAAAGCCGATTCTTGAGCCGCTCGCGACGGAACAACCGCATTAAAATCATTGATCCTCTGCCTTACGGCGTCGAGAGCAGGTCCACCGCCTCGGTCGCTGGAGGATATATTAGGAGAGAGAAGGATGGCCCCTCCAGATACGGCGGAGATGATCGCCGCTGTGCCTAGACGACGGAAGCGAATGgcggaggaggaggaggacaTAATAGCGACGGTTATGGAAATGAGGTGACAGAAGTAAGCATAGGAGTGGAAAGTGATTATTTTGGATTATTTTACTGTCATGGGGATGCCGCGAAAGGTTGCCTTGGGAATCGGTCTTTTGCTGTTTGCGACCTTACTAAAATGCCCTTTTGATTACAATAATGAATTTGCTAAATTTGTATGGTGGTCGGATATAGAAAGGTCAACGTAGCTCTCCCCAATTCATGCATTAGGTGATTATTTTGTGACActgtatttataaaattatattaagtattttgaaattgtttattcagttaataaaaatatttataaaagtattatataaattaaaataaaatatttaatgttgTTTTTATGTagagatataatttttattatatttttgttatgtaATTGTATTATGATAGTGAGAGagcaagaaaaatataagatatttataaaattttgatgatttaaaattttagtaatgttttaaaattaaaattatttaaaattatgagaatcctttttatattaactagTGAGAGAGCAAGCGATATATAaggtttttataaaatttaatgatttaaaattttagtaatattttaaaattaaaattatttaaaaattaaaaattaatttatgagaatcttttaatttaaaaattataaatttaaccagTGTTATAAATTAATCTGTCCTATCCATTAGACAATGGACGCTTTTCTATTCCAttccaatttttttcttttttctttcatattttttgttcataaaaaaaagaatatgcaAGATAATTTTAGGAATTAcctattttttgaattaaaaatgaaatgtaAAAAATGTAAATGTAAATGATggattaattcttttatattcattttagaattatttaattttagaatgaaatattctaatttttagtatCTTCTCATTataagagaagagaaaaaccCCCTTTTTTAGATACAGATTTGAATTAAACCATCaaggatttaaaataaaataaataggtaaaaaaaatattcaatttttcaGATAGACTATAGATAGACTAAAGAATtgtctaattattatttaagatttaatttttataaaaaactcGTAACAGtaagtttaaaaaatattatgcacTTAATAATTTTGggtaaaaaaattagattgtaaataaaaaataaaattaataaaattaaaatattatgtatttttcaaataatatttgatatatattactTAAAAGACACATTATCCTGTCATGTAAAAATGTGTAATTAGAAgtagcaaaaaagaaaacaaatgtaaaaggaaagaaaagatctATGAGGAAAGTAAATACCAAGTTAGTAGGAGTAGGGGCATATAGGTAAAGTTTCcgaataaagagaaaaagggatGGGGGCAGTGTCCAAGTGTAAATCAGGAGAAAGTGGACAGGGCTCGTGAATCGTGACGCACCGTTTCGTTGCCATTGAATGAAGAGAAGCTCCTCTGCAAGTCTTTACGCTCCGGGCCGGGGCAACTGGCAATAATAATGCTGCTTGCGGTGACTCACTGacactctctctctttctatttcaagaaaaagaaatgagacCGGATCGAAAGTCAAAATGGAAACTTCCGTACCAAACGTCACCTATTAAATTGCTCTTGTAATTAGATGAGAACCGCCGTATGGgcgaaatattttaaaatctgtCAATTGAAACGCTTTGTTATTTTCCTAATCTTTTCtgaaaatttattgataagagagagagagagagggggaAATCAATCTGTAAAAATTGTTTTATGCCtaatattacaattaaatCACCAACAATTTCTTTAGGGATAAAGAGTTAATTTGACCgtaatcaaataaattcaatttaaattttttaataaataattttttaatattatatctaataattaaataaatttaatttaaatatttttaacaaatagctcattaattttatgttcAATGATCAAATACatccaatttaattttttaaaataaaataatattaaatttttaaatattaattatattataaaattaaaaataatatttatttcattaatttactaatataatatataatgacGTACTATATAAGAGCgagtttgataaaatttaaaatttaaatttaattaactagAAAATGATaagttatatgtttatttattaagaaagttgaaatttgacttatttaattcttagaaagttaaaatttgacttattgaatacttgtcat
The nucleotide sequence above comes from Ricinus communis isolate WT05 ecotype wild-type chromosome 6, ASM1957865v1, whole genome shotgun sequence. Encoded proteins:
- the LOC8260136 gene encoding glycerol-3-phosphate dehydrogenase SDP6, mitochondrial, coding for MSSSSSAIRFRRLGTAAIISAVSGGAILLSPNISSSDRGGGPALDAVRQRINDFNAVVPSRAAQESALIAAGANNPLDVLVIGGGATGSGAALDAVTRGLRVGLVEREDFSSGTSSRSTKLIHGGVRYLEKAVFNLDYGQLKLVFHALEERKQVIDNAPHMCHALPCMTPCFSWFETLYYWMGLKMYDLVAGPRLLHLSRYYSARESLELFPTLAKKGKDRSLWGTVVYYDGQMNDSRVNVSLACTAALAGAAVLNHAEVLSLLKDEAHGHIIGARIRDNLSGKEFDTYAKVVVNAAGPFCDSVRKMVNKDVQPMIAPSSGVHIVLPDYYSPEGMGLIVPKTKDGRVVFMLPWLGRTVAGTTDSNTVITALPEPHEDEIQFILDAISDYLSVKVRRTDVLSAWSGIRPLAVDPSAKNTESISRDHVVCEDYPGLVTITGGKWTTYRSMAEDAVDAAIKSGKLSPSNGCVTQNLSLVGGDGWEPSSFTVLAQQYKRMKKTYGGKVVPGAMDTAAAKHLSHAYGTMAERVAAIAQNEGLGKRLAHGYPFLEAEVAYCARQEYCESAVDFIARRSRLAFLDTDAAGRALPRVIEILATEHNWDKGRQKEELEKAKRFLETFKSSKNAQFHDGKH